The Lysinibacillus timonensis nucleotide sequence TCTTCCTGCAATTGAGGGGTTTGAACTGTACGTCGAACATAAAGTAATACAAAAATAATACAAATAAGGCCTAGTACTACGATATAAGGAGTATAAGTTTGTTCAGCAAACATAACAGTTACGCCTCCTGATGTTGATGCTGCTGGTGATGTTCCCATTCAAAATGAACACCGCAAAGCGGCATGAAGATAAATTTGCTTCGCCCGAGCTGAATTACATCATAGCCTTGTAATTCAACAGGGGAATAAACCGCCTCATTATTGTGATAAGCAAGGCCGGAAGCGTCTCCAGGTAATAGATAAAAATTCCGTTGTTTCGGGTCATACACAATAACTGCGTGATTGCGCCTTGAAATTGTATTGTCACCAAGAATACGAATATGCATTTCGTCAGATCGACCTATGAAATTCTTCTCTGCATAAATTTTAAAATCTTGGCCAAGTGGTGGTCCCTCAATACAAACTAACCAGCCTGTTACCGGCTCAACACCCTCTGTTTCGCCTAAGTAAGGCATTGTTTTATCATCTTCATTTACTGTTGCGACTACTGGCCTACTTTTGCTACTACTAAGATTTGTTTCAACCGCTACATTACAGTAAGGACACATACTTCCATGCCTTCTTGAACTAAACATATGACCATTTTTACAACGAGTTAAACTCATCTTTCATCACCCTTTTTCTAAATGTCATTTCACTAAAATCCGTGTATTTGCAAGATAGATCATGTCACCAAAGTGAATTTCCGTTGGCTTGTCACTCGGTAATTTTTGCGGTGTACGATCACTAAGCTTTTTAATGCCAACCCCATTTTCAGAATCTAAGTCCTCAATGAACCAACTTCCTGAAGAATAATTTAATACGGCATGCTCTTTACTTATAAGCGAGGCATATTCCACATCTGATAGGTCAATATCCACTTCTGCCCCAGGAGCACTTTTTCCAATCAACATGGATGGAATACCGTGGATATACCATTCTTTCAAGCTTTCTCCGTCATAATCTAACAACACGAGCCGATTGATTTTTGTATCATTTATTTCTTCATATGGACGCTTTTTTATTTTCATAAAGAAAAGCCAGGCTAACAAGATGACTAGCAAAATGGAAATAACAATCTTTAATAACAATTGAGAATTTATGAAATATGTAAAAATAAGTGCAAAGATGATTGTTACTCCAATAAGGCAATCAATGACAATAATAACTCCTGGTTTGGTCTTTTTTTCATGAGAAGAATTATCTAAATTCATTACTCACCCCTCCATTTACCCTCTGCCAAAGTACTTGTTAAATAGTTCAGATGTATCCAAAGGGTTTTTCCTCTGTTGTTCGCTTTTATAATCTTGAGTTCGTTCCTTCGTTTTTGGGTTAAAGCCAAAAAACTGTTCGAAAGTTTGATGTACTTTAGAAGGGTCAAAGTCTTGCTGATACGATTCTCTACTAGCTTTCGCTGACTGATGACTTTCCCTTTCTTCACCTTTGTTTTGAATGCCAAGTTTTGCATCATACTTTTTCCTTAGTTCGGGTGAATATAATGTTTCATACGCTTCTTTAATTTCTTTAAAACGTTTTGCTGCATTAGGATTTCCATGATTTACATCGGGATGATATTGTTTAGCTAGCTTTCTGTAAGCCATTTTCACTTCATCCCTCGAAGCATGTAGCCCAATACCTAATCGGTCGTAAAAATTATTCATCATCTCAAATCCTTATAGTTTGTAGTGATGCAATTTGATAACAATAAGAGGCATATAGCCTCTTATTGTCACTCCCCATTATTGGAAGTTTCCATCAATTGTTACTTCGTCTGTTTTGTCTTTTTTCTGCTTAATTAATAATTCAAAGCGACCAACACCTTGAGAATCCCCAAAAATCTCACTATAATCTACAACGAATGCATGTGGTAAAGTAAATTTACGAACAATTTGTCCTGCTGCTTCAACTTCTAGTGTCACTTCACGATAAGCTTCTAGTTTTTCTGCTGGAACTGTAGACCATTCTGCTAGTTTAATAGTGTCGTCAGCTCCGTCTTCTGTTGTTGCAGTAAGGATTTTCCCTTTCACTTTAAGTGTTGCACCAACATCTGTTGATCGAGCATTCGTATCATCCGGAGTATCAGTGCCAAACACTGCCTCTTCAATATTTCGAATGCCTAGTTCGATTGTTTCTCCTGCGCCTTCTACTCGTAGTCTGAATCCCATTCTAAATTCCTCCTTAAGTTATAAATCTTTTCGCAAGCATATAGCTTGCATATTTATGTTAAAGGTACTGGTTTTATCACCATTCCTTAACATACAAACATCATGTTTTACTTCCTTTGGTTAATTCGGATCAATATGTTACGCCTTAACAGCCGTTGTCCCTTTTGTAATGGTAACTTCCAGATTTTTAACATTTCCATTGAAGGCAATGTCGATTTGGCATAGATTATTCCGTTCATCAATTGTATAACTAATGTCATCTCCATCTTGAAGAACAGAGTTTACATATTCCTTCGATTTAAGCCACTTACTTTTTTGACTACTTGGATTATTGCTAAAGAATTTCACGATATTATCGTATTTAAAATCACCTGTTTGGAATCTGAGGACACGTTCAATATATGTACTCACAAGTGTCTTATAAATTGAATCAAATCCACTTCCATCATCTATGGATGTAGCTAAGCTTCTCGCCTTATAAACTGTAATTCTCTTAACATCTTTTTGATTTACTTGCGCATTGTCAGACGAGAAGATAAAGCCAAAGTTTTTCTGATTGATAGCATCTTTTATAGAATTCGTAAATCCGGAAATTTCCTTCGCCATTGTCGTTGTCGCATGTAAATTATGATCTACTGCTTCGATGTCAAAACGTACACCTGGATACTCTCTAGTGACATTTCGGAATTTGTTTTTCAAGTACTCCGGACATTGATATGCCGCAACGATTCCTCCTGCTATATACGATGCTTCTACATAGACACCTTCTATCCATAATTTGAGGATGTCTTCTTTATCTTTCGATAGTTGAACACCATTTTCTGTTTGTTTCATTCTGCTATCGATAATGACACCAGACTTATCTTTCGGAATTATCGTGAAGTTCGGCAAACAAGGAATGGCAAATTCACTAAAATCTTTTCTTTGTAGCACTGTACATTTTTCAATAAATCGATCAATACCTGTCGTTGCAACACTATTAAATGTCGTTTCCTCTCCAGTTTCAAAACTAAAGAACAACTGCACGCGGTAATTTTTCACAACGTCAAGTAGTGCCGATAAAGATTCCATTCGATTGCTTTCTCTTTTAACTGCCGCTTCATTCCCTTGGAAACGAAGTCTTCTAATTGGTGCTTTCCCATTTGTTTCCCATTCAATATTAGGAACAATCCCAAACCAAACAGTGTCAGTAAAGTCGTTCTTAGTATTAACGGTATTTAAATATGCCTCTAGACGATTGATATTTTTAACTAGCATGTCCAAGCGAGTGTTGAGTACTAATAAGCTCGGCTGCATCCCACGATTTTTTGATTCATACTGATCAAAGAAAAGCTTCACGCCTAGTATCTTCTCAACTAGCGGCTTTACTGTTTTAACAAAATCATCTTTTGCGTTTTTATAGAATTCTAGATACGTATTATAGTTTTGTACTTCAAGCTCAGTATTCACTTCATTTCTTACAGCTGGAAGCGGAGAAAATGTTCTTACAACTAGATCTTTAACATATGAAGAAGGTGTTTCTGTTATCGCCTCATAGTCTTCTTCAAAGATCGTTTCTAGTCTTTTTTGGCTATTTTCATCCAGTACAAGTAATTCATTGTTTTCTTCCTTAGGCGCTTCAATGATTTTTAGCTCACCTTCATCACCGATAGATAAAATACCAATTTGTAACGGTTCAGATTCATCATTATTTTGAGAAGCTCCAAGTAATAATCTTGTTTTTATATCTTCTATTGCTAGAGGGAGCATCGCCATCACATTGTTGTAATTTTGACTAGCCTCTTCAAATTTCATGTTTAATTTATCACCAATATCTAGTCTCTTTGGATCGCCTTCATCTAATTTTTCGTATTCATCGTGCAAGTAATGAATTTCCTTACGAACTTGACGAATATCTTCCATCACCTTTTTCGGGGAAATCATATCCAGCAAATTTTCAAATTTAAAATCTACATTCGCAATTCCTTGACTTCTTTTCGTATCAATCAGTGTAAATAACATTTTCAAAAAGTCATTATTTTGGTCGATTTTAATCTCTGAGATTAACTCCTCTGATATCCCTTCAGGCTTTCTTAATGTATAAACTACTTTTTGATTTGCTGCATTGTAGAATGAGTAAACGGTCGGTGAAAATTTAGTTAAAAACTCATCAAAGTTTTTTACTAGGAGATATTCATTGATCTCTTTAATTTTTTCATCACTTAAACTTTCAATTCCCTTTACGTCTCCTATCAATGTCAGTAAATCTAGCTTTTCTGGATTCATTTCTTCGAAAAGCATTGTTCTGTTCGTTTGATAGATGATATCCATATTCTCTTTTCGCCATAAAACTTGCATTATGTAAGTAATCTTTGAAGCTGCTTGCAAATTTGGAATGGCTTCCTCCTCTCAATTTACTATTACCAAGAAAAGTACTAGAGCATTTGCATATTACAATTTTCCAATAGTGTAATAAATTGTAATTCTAGTAATAAACCGTAATTGTATTATACAAAAATATTTTGAATTTCAACTGTCAATTGGTAAAAATTGAATATAAAGTACTGTTTTTTTCCAATTTTGATACTAAATTACCATTTTAATAAACTATCAAGGAGTTTTACATTTTGTATCGAATTTCTATTAACTTTAAAGCATGAAGTGAGAATTAACCTTCTGCATTCAATTTCTTATATAAAAATAATAAAAAGGTGTGTTTTACATGAAAAAAGTAAAATGGTTTTTAATGCTTCTCATACTGTTTGGTCTAATAATTAGTCCAAAAAGCTCCTCAACCATCTACGCGAGTGAACCTAACGATTTAGAAGTTGTCTTTGTAATTGATGCAAGCTATTCAATGAACACCACTGATCCTCATAGGATTTCAGCAGAAGTTTTGAATTTGTTTATCGATTTAAACGAAAACTCAACAACTCAAGTAGGATTTGTCTTTTATAATGACAAGATTGTTGATACACAGCCTTTAATAGCTCTTAAGGACGTAAAAAATACATCAATTTTGAAGGATCATTTGAACTCCATTCCTCGAAATGGTTTTACTGACCCAGGTCTCGGATTACATAAGGCACAGGAATTATTTCAACATAATAGAAGTGATGGAACAAAACGAGCAGTTATTTTATTAACAGATGGTGAAGTGGATTTACCGAACGGATCAGCACGAACAATGGAAGAAGCGGAGAGTGATATTAACGAAGCTATTAATAAAGCAAAAGAAGAACAATATCCAATTTACACTGTAGGCCTTAATAATGGCGGGAAGTTAAATAATAAACATTTAGAACATATTGCTGAAGAGACTGGAGCAACTTTCTTTAATGCAAAAAACGCTCACGCTCTTTTAGATATATTTCAAACTATTTTTAAGGAACTAGGTCCAACAACTCACTACCCTATAGACTCAGTCAATGCTACTGGAAAGGCTCAGGCAGTTAACGTTGATATCCCATATGGAATATCAGAAGGTACTATTGTACTTCTCTCTCCACATTCAATTAATGAGACGAGCCTTAACGGCAAAGCGACCATCATCGAACAGCATCAATCAAATCATTACACAATAATCAATCTTAAAGAAATCAGTGAAAGCTCGTTGCAACTTAGATTCAAAGGTATATTAGGAGATCTGGTAACTGTGAGCTTCTTTGGTAATCAAGAGCTTCTCGCAACTCTTGAACTTCCAAGCGAAGAAATAGAGAAGGATAAACCTGTTATGATACGGTCTACGCTTGTAAATCATACCGGTAATGAACCTTTAGAACTTCGAGAGGATCTTCATGCTGAATTGATCGTAAAGCAAGAAAACGGAACAGAACTACGGTTACCAATGGTGAATATGGGGACGTCTTTTGAACTTGAAGAATCTTTTTCAGCCTTAGGAACATATGAGGCGAAAGTTCTAATTAATGGGGAGGGCATTCAAGTCGAAACTGATCCTAAGACTTTTGAATTAATTCAGACACAGCCATTTTTATTGAATTCCGAATCGATTACGATAAATATGGGGAATAAAAATACTAACATTAACCTAAACGACTATTTTTCAAATCTTAAGGAAGACAACCTTACATTTGAAATTGTCAAAGTGGGTAACGATAACACAGTAAATGCAACCATAAAGGAAAATATTTTAACTTTAACTCCTGTTGAAATTGGCGAGACAACTATTGATGTTCAATTTACAGATCAAGTTGGTAGAAATATGGTTTCAACATTCCATATTTCTGTTGAAAGCTCAGGGTATTCAACCCTTATGTTGGCAGGAATAAGTGTGCTAACAGTAAGTATTGTACTCATTTTCTTATGGTTTGTTCGTAAAAATTATTCATTTGTAGGACGTATTGAAGGGATCTTTTACCAAACAGATCAACAAGCACTTCCATCAAAAATGTACTGGCCGCTAACAGCCTTTAACAATCGGAAACGTATTTCCTTGGCCGAGTTATTTTCTAGTTTAGATATTACAGAAAATTTACCAGGGGCAGACCAAATAATTTTATCTGCAGGTAGAAATGTTCTAACTATGAAACATGACTCCAAATGTATCATTTTAAAAGGCAGTTCTATCGTACCTAGAAAACAGAAAGTAGTTATAAATAATAATGAGAAATTATTGATTACATTTGAAAATGGAGAAACTGAAGTAGAGCTCCTATACAAAGCAACAAAAAGACATGAAGTCATTGAGTCCTACTCTTACTCGAACTAAAAAAGAAAAAAGCTCGATACAGCTTAAGTGTTTACTTACTGTAATCGGGCCTTTTTTCTACTTTTTGAAATTTGTTTATTATACGAAGTAGATGATATTCCAGCTTAATGTAAGGAATAAAGGAAACAATTGAATGAGGTCTTTCATTATAATGTACTGACAAACTTTTCATTATTTTTTTCAATAGCCAAGGTGAGATCATCCGATCCTTACTATTCAGCGGTTCCAACGTATCTTCTATTACTCTTGATGGGGCATCAGCTGGAGGCTTGCCCTTTAAAATAAAATAGAAAATCGCCGCCATACTATATACATCAGAAAACGTCCCTTGTTTCGATTGTTTGGAATACAACTCTAAAGGGGAATAGCCCTTTGTAGTGAAAATTTCTCGTTCCATTGTTGGTTCTAAATAGGTAGCCGAACCAAAATCAATCATTTTTACATTTCCGTTCTTATCAATTAATATATTTTTCGGTTTAATATCACGGTGAATAATTTCTTGTTGATGTACATAATCAAGTGTATGAATTAGAGGCAAATATACCTCCTTAAGAAATGTGGCTAGTTGAAAGGATTCTCGTTGTATATATGTTTCAAGTGTTTGACCTTCGCAATACTCCATGACAATATACATTGTTCCATTCTCTTCGAAATGTTCAATATATTGAACAATGTTCGGATGCACAAGTTTTTTTAGAAAAAGAGCCTCTTGCAAAAAGGTATGCTTCCATTCATTTAGCTTTTTTTTGTTCATAGAATAACTACATATTAGCGTTTTTTCATCTAAATCTCGAACGACTAATGCTTTCGGATAAAACTCCTTAATGACTACTGTTTTTTCATTTTCTATTTTTTGTGCTAAGTAGACAATTGATAGATCACTAGCAGAGATTGTTGATACAATTTTGTATGATTGATTTAAGAGTTGATTTGACTTAAGACTCGTTTCATATATTACCTCTTCCACTATCAATCCCTCATTTTCTAACATTGATAGTTATATATTAACAAATGCATCTTTAAATGGAAACGGGAATTGTGTCGAACAGTTCTATTCGTTAGATTGTAGAGTACATGTTAACTACTAGAAATAGTTGAATGGCTGCAAGTAATGGAAATCCAAAAGCAAATGAATTATGTTTTGTCTTGTGACGGAATAAATACATCCCTAACACACCACCACACGCACCGCCAAATATAGCAATAGTAAAGAGCGTTCTTTCAGATATACGCCATTCTCTCTTTTTTGCCTTCGATTTATCTATTCCCATTAGAACTAATAAAATCATTGATTCTAAAATAATAAAGGCTAATAATGCATACCACATATGTAATGCCTCCCATATTGAAAAAGACTGATAGGGAATATCCTATCAGTCTTTGTTAATTTGATTTATTTTGCACCTGTCAGCTTCGCTTCTCGGCGCAGAAATAATATTACGTCTAGAGGCCGTAATATTATTTCGCAACCGCTTGTTTAGCAGCGTCTGCTAATTGTGCGAATGCAGCAGCATCGTTTACTGCTAAATCAGCTAACATTTTACGGTTAACTTCGATACCAGCAACTTTTAAACCGTGCATTAAACGGCTGTAAGAAAGACCGTTGATGCGAGCAGCCGCATTGATACGAGTGATCCATAATTTACGGAAATCACGTTTCTTTTGACGACG carries:
- a CDS encoding J domain-containing protein, which encodes MNNFYDRLGIGLHASRDEVKMAYRKLAKQYHPDVNHGNPNAAKRFKEIKEAYETLYSPELRKKYDAKLGIQNKGEERESHQSAKASRESYQQDFDPSKVHQTFEQFFGFNPKTKERTQDYKSEQQRKNPLDTSELFNKYFGRG
- a CDS encoding DUF1294 domain-containing protein, whose amino-acid sequence is MWYALLAFIILESMILLVLMGIDKSKAKKREWRISERTLFTIAIFGGACGGVLGMYLFRHKTKHNSFAFGFPLLAAIQLFLVVNMYSTI
- the rplT gene encoding 50S ribosomal protein L20 produces the protein MPRVKGGTVTRKRRKKVLKLAKGYFGSKHTLYKVANQAVMKSGQYAYRDRRQKKRDFRKLWITRINAAARINGLSYSRLMHGLKVAGIEVNRKMLADLAVNDAAAFAQLADAAKQAVAK
- a CDS encoding FHA domain-containing protein; the encoded protein is MSLTRCKNGHMFSSRRHGSMCPYCNVAVETNLSSSKSRPVVATVNEDDKTMPYLGETEGVEPVTGWLVCIEGPPLGQDFKIYAEKNFIGRSDEMHIRILGDNTISRRNHAVIVYDPKQRNFYLLPGDASGLAYHNNEAVYSPVELQGYDVIQLGRSKFIFMPLCGVHFEWEHHQQHQHQEA
- a CDS encoding transcriptional regulator; translation: MDIIYQTNRTMLFEEMNPEKLDLLTLIGDVKGIESLSDEKIKEINEYLLVKNFDEFLTKFSPTVYSFYNAANQKVVYTLRKPEGISEELISEIKIDQNNDFLKMLFTLIDTKRSQGIANVDFKFENLLDMISPKKVMEDIRQVRKEIHYLHDEYEKLDEGDPKRLDIGDKLNMKFEEASQNYNNVMAMLPLAIEDIKTRLLLGASQNNDESEPLQIGILSIGDEGELKIIEAPKEENNELLVLDENSQKRLETIFEEDYEAITETPSSYVKDLVVRTFSPLPAVRNEVNTELEVQNYNTYLEFYKNAKDDFVKTVKPLVEKILGVKLFFDQYESKNRGMQPSLLVLNTRLDMLVKNINRLEAYLNTVNTKNDFTDTVWFGIVPNIEWETNGKAPIRRLRFQGNEAAVKRESNRMESLSALLDVVKNYRVQLFFSFETGEETTFNSVATTGIDRFIEKCTVLQRKDFSEFAIPCLPNFTIIPKDKSGVIIDSRMKQTENGVQLSKDKEDILKLWIEGVYVEASYIAGGIVAAYQCPEYLKNKFRNVTREYPGVRFDIEAVDHNLHATTTMAKEISGFTNSIKDAINQKNFGFIFSSDNAQVNQKDVKRITVYKARSLATSIDDGSGFDSIYKTLVSTYIERVLRFQTGDFKYDNIVKFFSNNPSSQKSKWLKSKEYVNSVLQDGDDISYTIDERNNLCQIDIAFNGNVKNLEVTITKGTTAVKA
- a CDS encoding serine/threonine-protein kinase, whose amino-acid sequence is MEEVIYETSLKSNQLLNQSYKIVSTISASDLSIVYLAQKIENEKTVVIKEFYPKALVVRDLDEKTLICSYSMNKKKLNEWKHTFLQEALFLKKLVHPNIVQYIEHFEENGTMYIVMEYCEGQTLETYIQRESFQLATFLKEVYLPLIHTLDYVHQQEIIHRDIKPKNILIDKNGNVKMIDFGSATYLEPTMEREIFTTKGYSPLELYSKQSKQGTFSDVYSMAAIFYFILKGKPPADAPSRVIEDTLEPLNSKDRMISPWLLKKIMKSLSVHYNERPHSIVSFIPYIKLEYHLLRIINKFQKVEKRPDYSK
- a CDS encoding membrane-associated protease 1; this translates as MGFRLRVEGAGETIELGIRNIEEAVFGTDTPDDTNARSTDVGATLKVKGKILTATTEDGADDTIKLAEWSTVPAEKLEAYREVTLEVEAAGQIVRKFTLPHAFVVDYSEIFGDSQGVGRFELLIKQKKDKTDEVTIDGNFQ
- a CDS encoding VWA domain-containing protein; amino-acid sequence: MKKVKWFLMLLILFGLIISPKSSSTIYASEPNDLEVVFVIDASYSMNTTDPHRISAEVLNLFIDLNENSTTQVGFVFYNDKIVDTQPLIALKDVKNTSILKDHLNSIPRNGFTDPGLGLHKAQELFQHNRSDGTKRAVILLTDGEVDLPNGSARTMEEAESDINEAINKAKEEQYPIYTVGLNNGGKLNNKHLEHIAEETGATFFNAKNAHALLDIFQTIFKELGPTTHYPIDSVNATGKAQAVNVDIPYGISEGTIVLLSPHSINETSLNGKATIIEQHQSNHYTIINLKEISESSLQLRFKGILGDLVTVSFFGNQELLATLELPSEEIEKDKPVMIRSTLVNHTGNEPLELREDLHAELIVKQENGTELRLPMVNMGTSFELEESFSALGTYEAKVLINGEGIQVETDPKTFELIQTQPFLLNSESITINMGNKNTNINLNDYFSNLKEDNLTFEIVKVGNDNTVNATIKENILTLTPVEIGETTIDVQFTDQVGRNMVSTFHISVESSGYSTLMLAGISVLTVSIVLIFLWFVRKNYSFVGRIEGIFYQTDQQALPSKMYWPLTAFNNRKRISLAELFSSLDITENLPGADQIILSAGRNVLTMKHDSKCIILKGSSIVPRKQKVVINNNEKLLITFENGETEVELLYKATKRHEVIESYSYSN
- a CDS encoding FHA domain-containing protein; the protein is MNLDNSSHEKKTKPGVIIVIDCLIGVTIIFALIFTYFINSQLLLKIVISILLVILLAWLFFMKIKKRPYEEINDTKINRLVLLDYDGESLKEWYIHGIPSMLIGKSAPGAEVDIDLSDVEYASLISKEHAVLNYSSGSWFIEDLDSENGVGIKKLSDRTPQKLPSDKPTEIHFGDMIYLANTRILVK